The genomic window TCTTGGCCTGCTCCTCGGATGATGTTCCAGTATCTCTTTGCGAAGGAATTCCCGGTCGATATGTGTATATATCTCGGTGGTGGTGATTTTCTCATGCCCCAGCATCTCTTGGATAGCGCGTAAGTTGGCGCCGCCTTCCAGCAAGTGGGTGGCGAAAGAATGACGGAAGGTATGGGGACTTACGTTTTTATGGATACCGGCGGCCTCCGTCTGTTGCTTGATGATATGAAATACCATGATACGGGAGAGGGCCGTTCCTCGCCGGCTTAGAAATAAAATATCCTCGAAGCCTTTTTTAACCACGACCGAATTCCGGTCATACAGATAGTTTTTAATTTCCCGCAAAGCAACTTCGGAGATAGGAACAAGCCGTTGTTTGCTTCCTTTACCCTCTACCCGGATGAAACCTTCCTTGGGATATATATCCGAATAACGCAGGCCAGTAAGCTCCGATACGCGCAGTCCGCAACTATATAAAACCTCCAGCATCGCACGGTTCCGCTGTCCCTCGGGAAGCGTGAGGTCTATCGTGTCGAGAATGCTATTTATCTCGTTGACGGTTAATACTTCCGGCAGCTTCAATCCGATCTTGGGAGACTCTAACAATTCGGTCGGATCATTTGTTATATAATTGTCAAGCAATAAGAAACGATAGAACGATTTGATACCCGAGATGATGCGTGCTTGCGATCGGGGATGGATGCCGATGTCACGTAATTGGGCGATGAACTGTTGCAAGTCGTCGTAGCTGATCTCCTTAACGTCCTTTTTCTCATCCTCTGCGAAACGTAGCAATTTGTCAAGATCTGTCAAATAGGCGTCGATGGAGTTGGCTGAGAGCGATTTTTCTAATCGTAAATAGGTGTTATATCGGTTTATTATATCTTTTCCTTGTCGCATTGTCGGTATGTCGTTATGAATGTGTCAAATAAAATCCTTACCTTTGCCGGATAATTCCGGCCTCAACGGGCGGTACAAAGGTAATAAACTTACAATTAAGAATGAAGAAGATTCAGATCATCAATGGCCCTAATTTGAATCTGTTGGGCAAGCGAGAACCGACAGTATACGGAAATGCCTCGTTCGAGGACTATTTGAGCGAGTTACGTGCCCGCTTTCCTCAGTGTGAGATATCTTATTATCAAAGTAATGTGGAAGGAGAGATAATTAACAAGATCCATGAGGTGGGTTTTGAATATGACGGTATCGTGTTGAACGCCGGCGCTTATACGCATACTTCCATTGCGTTGCACGATGCTATCAAGGCGGTTACTACGCCAGTCGTGGAAGTGCATATCTCGAATGTGCATGCCCGTGAATCGTTTCGTCATGTGTCGATGATATCGGCGGCATGCAGGGGAGTGATTCTTGGGTTTGGGCTGGATTCGTATCGGTTGGCGATCGAATCGTTTATGTGATAGAAGGTTTAGAAGGTTATCAAATAGAATTAATAATTAGGTTATAATAATTTAAGGTATATGTTAAAGCATACGAAGATTGTTGCTACAGTTTCCGACCAGCGCTGCGACGTTGCGTTCGTTGAGGCGTTATATAAAGCGGGAATGAATGTGGTGCGCCTGAATACGGCTCACATGATGGAAGAGGGGTTGACCCGTGTGGTAAATAACGTCCGTACAGTATCCGACCGTATCGGTATCTTGATGGATACAAAGGGGCCGGAAGTACGTACCACGACGACGGTAAACAAGGAACCGATCCCTTTCAAGACTGGAGAGATCGTGAAGGTAATCGGTAATCCCGATCAGGAAACTTCGCATGATTGTATTTGTGTGTCATATAAGAATTTCGTGAACGACTTGGCGATTGGCAGCGACATCCTTATCGATGATGGTGATCTGGAAATGAAGGTTACCGGGAAATCCGGCGATTGTTTGCTTTGCGAGATCCAGAATGACGCTACGCTAGGTAGCCGCAAGAGCGTGAATGTGCCGGGCGTACGTATCAATTTGCCTTCGTTGACTGAGAAAGACCGTAATAATATCCTTTGGGCGATCGATCATGATCTCGATTTTATCGCTCACTCATTTGTTCGCAACAAACAGGACGTATTGGATATCCAACGTATCTTGGACGAGCGTAACAGCCCTATCAAGATTATCGCTAAGATCGAGAATCAAGAGGGTGTAGACAATATCGAGGAGATTTTGGAAGTGGCTTATGGCGTTATGATCGCTCGTGGTGACTTGGGTATCGAGGTTCCGGCCGAGAAGATCCCGGGTATCCAGCGTATGCTGATCCGTAAATGCGTGGAGGTGAAGAAGCCGGTTATCGTGGCTACGCAAATGCTTCATTCCATGATTAATAATCCTCGTCCTACTCGTGCCGAGGTTACGGATATCGCCAACGCTATTTATTATCGTACGGATGCTTTGATGTTAAGCGGTGAGACGGCTTATGGAAAATATCCGATCGAGGCGGTACAGACCATGACGAAAGTGGCTCGTGAAGCCGAGAAGACCAAGCTTTCCGCGAATGATATCCGTGTGCCGATCGAGGGGAATGATTTAGACGTAACTTCTTTCTTGGCGAAACAAGCTGTTAAGTCTTCTTCTAAATTACATGTGAAGGCGATTATCACGGATAGTTACACGGGTCGTACGGCACGTTATCTGGCCGCTTTCCGCGGAACCTCTACTGTGTTCGCTATATGCTATAATCCTCGTGTGATGCGTATGTTGGGTCTTTCTTATGGGGTATGGGCGGTTCATCAGCCGTACAACGACAGCCGTAGGGGATATTTCTATGATGCGTTGAACCAGCTGATCCATAGCGGACGTATCACTCGCAACGATATGGTAGCGTATTTGAGCGGTAGCTTCGGCGAAGGTGGCGGTACCAGCTTTTTGGAGATTAACAACGTAGGAAAGGTGCTGGATGCCGGCACGCAATATCAGTTGCCTACTTTTAAAGAGTAAGAGGAATGTTTACGGGCGAGATTGATGCGTATATTCTTTCTCATATAGATGAAGAAGGGGATTTGCTGTCGGCGTTGAATCGCGACGCCAATGTGAACCTTCTCCGTCCGCGTATGCTATCCGGGCATTTGCAGGGTAGGATATTGAAGATGTTTTGCCGGATGATTCGTCCGAGAAGAGTCTTGGAGATCGGGACTTATACGTCTTATGCCACTTTGTGTATGGCGGAAGGCATGGAAGAGGGGGCATTGATCCATACGATCGAGATCAATGACGAGATGGAGGATTTTATCATGAAATATCTTTCCCGCTCGCTACATAAGGACAAGATAAAAGTCCATTTTGGGGATGCGATGGAGATTATCCCCCGTTTGGATGAGACGTTCGATATGGTTTTTATCGATGCCGACAAACGCCTGTATTCCGAGTATTATGATTTGGTATTCCCGATGGTCCGTCCGGGCGGCTTGATTCTCGCGGATAATACGCTTTGGGACGGTAAAGTGGTAGAAGAAGTGCATCCTTCCGATAAACAAACGAAGGGAATACTGGTTTTTAATGAAAAGGTTAAGCAAGACGATCGGGTAGAGAAGGTGATCCTCCCTTTACGTGACGGCTTGACGATGATCTGGAAAAAGTAAATAATAAAGCGTATGGAAAGTACTAGATTACAAAAGATCGAACGCCTTCTTCAGAAGGAGTTGAGTGATATATTTCAGAAGCAGACGCAAGGAATGCATGGCGTATTGGTCTCTGTCAGCGTAGTTCGTGTAAGTCCGGATTTAAGTGTGGCGAGAGCTTATTTAAGCATTTTCCCGTCGGACAAATCGCAAGAGCTATTGGAGGCTATACGGAGCAATACGAAAGCGATCCGTTTTGATTTGGGGCAACGTATTCGTTTGCAGGTTCGTAAGATTCCTGAATTGAGCTTCTTTATAGACGATTCATTGGATTATATCGAGAATATCGACAATCTTTTGCATAAGTAATCAGAGGAGCCTTGAATCTTCCGTTCTATATAGCCCGGCGATATCTCTTTTCGAAGAAGTCGCACAATGCCATAAATATCATATCGATGGTATCGGTATGCGGGGTTGTTGTCGCCACGATCGCCTTAGTATGCGCCTTGTCGGTCTATAATGGTTTCAACGATTTGGTATCTTCTCTCTTCAGCAATTTTGATCCGGAGTTGAAGATCATGCCCCGGAAAGGGAAGGTTTTCGACCCGACCTCGGAAGAGATACGTAAGGTGAGGGAATTGCCCGGCATTGTTTGTTTTAGTGAGGTATTGCAGGACAATGCCTTGGTCCGTTATCGAGATCGTCAGGGTGTAGCTACCTTGAAAGGTGTAGACGAGCAATATGAGAAACTGGCGCAGATCGATAGTATCTTGATCGATGGAAAGTTCCTTCTGAATGACGAGGTAGCGAATTATGCGAATATGGGGATCGGATTGGCTTTCTCGCTAGGAATAAACGCAGGCTTTGTCTCTCCGCTGGAGATCTACGCTCCGAAGCGGGAGGAGAAGGTGAACATGGCGAATCCGGCTTCTTCTTTCAATTTGGAATATGCTTATATCGGTGCTGTCTTTCGTACGGACCAACAGGTTTACGATGATTCATATATGATCGTGCCTTTGTCATTGGCCCGTTCTTTATTTAATTATGATAAAGAAGTGACAGCGGTGGAATTGAAGGTGAAAGATAGCGGAGATATCGCTCCGGTAAAGAAAGAGATTCAACGTATCCTAGGTGATCAATATATCGTGCAAGACCGTTTTGAGCAACAAGAGGCTTCTTTCAAGATGATGCAAGTCGAGAAATGGATGACCTTCTTGATCCTTACTTTTATATTGGCGATCGCCTTATTCAACGTGGTGGGTTCTTTATCCATGTTGATGATCGAGAAACAGGAGGATGTGAGTACACTGCGTAATATGGGGGCTGATGACAGTCTGATCCGTCGGATTTTCTTGTTTGAAGGCTGGATGATCTCCGGTTTTGGAGCTTTGATCGGAGTCTTGATCGGGGTTGTACTTTGCTTGCTACAACAAGAGTTTGGCTTTATAAAACTAGGGGAAGCTGCCGGAGCGTTTATTATAGAGGCTTATCCAGTACGTGTAGTCACGGTGGATATAATAACAGTCTTTGTAACGGTATTAACGATAGGCTTTTTGGCTGCGTGGTATCCTGTACGATATCTTGCTAAGAAGTTGAAAATTGAGAATTGAGAATGAATACCGCTTGCCGATAATTCTCAATTCTCAATTCTTAATTAGTTGTATTCTTTTCCGTATTTGATTTTAGCGTCGGCTACGAATTGTTTGATACGTTGTTCGTCATCCTTCTTACAAATCAATAATACGTTTCCGGACTCAGCCACGATGCAATCTTTTAGCCCTTGGATAACGGCTAGACGTTTCGGGTTATTTAATGCGATCACATTGCCGGAGCATTCGTATAGCATTGCCTCGTTATTTTTCAATACTGCGTTCTCATTTTCGTCTTTATTCGCTAGGTCGAACAAAGATCCCCAGCTACCGAGGTCGGCCCAACCGAAATCTACACATAGCATATATACGTTGTGCGCTTTCTCCATGATACCGTAGTCGATGGATATATTTAGGCAATAAGGGAAATTCTCTTGGATGAACGCTTTTTCTTCCGGGGTATTAAATTTATCCTTACCTAGATCGAAACGGCTGCTGATATCCGGGAGATATTTAGAGAACGCTTCCAAGATCGTATTCACGTTCCAGACGAACAAGCCAGAATTCCAGAAGAATTCTCCACTTTCCATAAATACCTTTGCCAACTCGAGGTTCGGTTTTTCAGTAAAGGTCTTCACCTTGGTGAAATCATCTACTACCGTATCACTGCTTTGGATATATCCGTATCCTGTTTCCGGGCGGCTAGGCTTGATGCCCAAGGTGACCAACGCACGGTTTCTCTTCACGAAATCCAACGCCTTTTGAACGTCCCTCAAGAAAACATCCTCTTTTAAGATCAGATGGTCGGAAGGGGCTACGACAATATTGGCTTCCGGATTGCATGCCTTAATATGATAAGCCGCATAAGCGATACAAGGAGCTGTATTGCGACGAGCCGGTTCCAAAAGGATTTGTTCTTCCGCTAATTCCGGCAACTGCTCCTTGATTAAGTCCGCATAAGATTCGTTGGTAACGATGTATATATTTTCAGTAGGGATGATTTTTGCGAAGCGATCAAATGTCATTTGCAGTAAAGACCGTCCGCTCCCAAAAAAATCAAGGAATTGCTTTGGGTAACTTTCTCTACTGAAAGGCCAGAAACGGCTACCGATTCCGCCTCCCATGATGACGCAATAATTATCTTTCATGATATTGGCTGTTATTATGATTATACGTTTACAAATGTAACGAAATAATCTTTCTATGCGAAACAATCCCGTACATATTCCCACTGTGAAAAAAATATTTGAAAATTTTCACCCAAACGCTTGCGGGTTTAAAAAAAAGCTGTACCTTTGCAACGCATTTGAGAAACAAACCTACTGCTAAAGGTTAATTAAAAATGCCCAGATGGCGGAATTGGTAGACGCGCTGGTCTCAAACACCAGTGGATTCACTTCCATGCCGGTTCGATCCCGGCTCTGGGTACTGAAGTTGAAAAGCTTGATTGAGTAATCAGTCAAGCTTTTTTTGTATGTAATTATTCGGCAGGACTATCCACGGCTAGACAATTTTTGTATCTTTGCTCAACTCATGAATTTATAAACAACAAGGTGAAATATCCCATTAAAACAGAAAGATTAATCATACGGCTTGCTGAACCGGAAGATGCAGAAAGCATTTTTTCTTACCGTTCTGACTTTGCGGAAAATAAGTATCAGGGATGGTTCCCTGATTCAGTTGAAGAAGTCCGTGATTATATTAGCAATATGCCGGCGACA from Parabacteroides distasonis ATCC 8503 includes these protein-coding regions:
- the xerD gene encoding site-specific tyrosine recombinase XerD, whose protein sequence is MRQGKDIINRYNTYLRLEKSLSANSIDAYLTDLDKLLRFAEDEKKDVKEISYDDLQQFIAQLRDIGIHPRSQARIISGIKSFYRFLLLDNYITNDPTELLESPKIGLKLPEVLTVNEINSILDTIDLTLPEGQRNRAMLEVLYSCGLRVSELTGLRYSDIYPKEGFIRVEGKGSKQRLVPISEVALREIKNYLYDRNSVVVKKGFEDILFLSRRGTALSRIMVFHIIKQQTEAAGIHKNVSPHTFRHSFATHLLEGGANLRAIQEMLGHEKITTTEIYTHIDREFLRKEILEHHPRSRPRT
- the aroQ gene encoding type II 3-dehydroquinate dehydratase, which produces MKKIQIINGPNLNLLGKREPTVYGNASFEDYLSELRARFPQCEISYYQSNVEGEIINKIHEVGFEYDGIVLNAGAYTHTSIALHDAIKAVTTPVVEVHISNVHARESFRHVSMISAACRGVILGFGLDSYRLAIESFM
- the pyk gene encoding pyruvate kinase: MLKHTKIVATVSDQRCDVAFVEALYKAGMNVVRLNTAHMMEEGLTRVVNNVRTVSDRIGILMDTKGPEVRTTTTVNKEPIPFKTGEIVKVIGNPDQETSHDCICVSYKNFVNDLAIGSDILIDDGDLEMKVTGKSGDCLLCEIQNDATLGSRKSVNVPGVRINLPSLTEKDRNNILWAIDHDLDFIAHSFVRNKQDVLDIQRILDERNSPIKIIAKIENQEGVDNIEEILEVAYGVMIARGDLGIEVPAEKIPGIQRMLIRKCVEVKKPVIVATQMLHSMINNPRPTRAEVTDIANAIYYRTDALMLSGETAYGKYPIEAVQTMTKVAREAEKTKLSANDIRVPIEGNDLDVTSFLAKQAVKSSSKLHVKAIITDSYTGRTARYLAAFRGTSTVFAICYNPRVMRMLGLSYGVWAVHQPYNDSRRGYFYDALNQLIHSGRITRNDMVAYLSGSFGEGGGTSFLEINNVGKVLDAGTQYQLPTFKE
- a CDS encoding O-methyltransferase; protein product: MFTGEIDAYILSHIDEEGDLLSALNRDANVNLLRPRMLSGHLQGRILKMFCRMIRPRRVLEIGTYTSYATLCMAEGMEEGALIHTIEINDEMEDFIMKYLSRSLHKDKIKVHFGDAMEIIPRLDETFDMVFIDADKRLYSEYYDLVFPMVRPGGLILADNTLWDGKVVEEVHPSDKQTKGILVFNEKVKQDDRVEKVILPLRDGLTMIWKK
- the rbfA gene encoding 30S ribosome-binding factor RbfA — translated: MESTRLQKIERLLQKELSDIFQKQTQGMHGVLVSVSVVRVSPDLSVARAYLSIFPSDKSQELLEAIRSNTKAIRFDLGQRIRLQVRKIPELSFFIDDSLDYIENIDNLLHK
- a CDS encoding FtsX-like permease family protein encodes the protein MNLPFYIARRYLFSKKSHNAINIISMVSVCGVVVATIALVCALSVYNGFNDLVSSLFSNFDPELKIMPRKGKVFDPTSEEIRKVRELPGIVCFSEVLQDNALVRYRDRQGVATLKGVDEQYEKLAQIDSILIDGKFLLNDEVANYANMGIGLAFSLGINAGFVSPLEIYAPKREEKVNMANPASSFNLEYAYIGAVFRTDQQVYDDSYMIVPLSLARSLFNYDKEVTAVELKVKDSGDIAPVKKEIQRILGDQYIVQDRFEQQEASFKMMQVEKWMTFLILTFILAIALFNVVGSLSMLMIEKQEDVSTLRNMGADDSLIRRIFLFEGWMISGFGALIGVLIGVVLCLLQQEFGFIKLGEAAGAFIIEAYPVRVVTVDIITVFVTVLTIGFLAAWYPVRYLAKKLKIEN
- a CDS encoding mannose-1-phosphate guanylyltransferase; its protein translation is MKDNYCVIMGGGIGSRFWPFSRESYPKQFLDFFGSGRSLLQMTFDRFAKIIPTENIYIVTNESYADLIKEQLPELAEEQILLEPARRNTAPCIAYAAYHIKACNPEANIVVAPSDHLILKEDVFLRDVQKALDFVKRNRALVTLGIKPSRPETGYGYIQSSDTVVDDFTKVKTFTEKPNLELAKVFMESGEFFWNSGLFVWNVNTILEAFSKYLPDISSRFDLGKDKFNTPEEKAFIQENFPYCLNISIDYGIMEKAHNVYMLCVDFGWADLGSWGSLFDLANKDENENAVLKNNEAMLYECSGNVIALNNPKRLAVIQGLKDCIVAESGNVLLICKKDDEQRIKQFVADAKIKYGKEYN